One genomic segment of Ehrlichia chaffeensis str. Arkansas includes these proteins:
- a CDS encoding type IV secretion system protein: protein MDDTQTNDDRYIGSNQYFQDALNWYCGRYLLCITERAWLFVISLFLSSILLILILDIFSYFPLKTNFSFTKYTDHYTDEFSVIKKLSTNNEDSEETLLSQYLVAQYVKKYESYLYNDLDSQFNFIKNNSSRKIYLAFKEMIASHHYIDNSKYNAISIETTIHNVKLLSKDFTSSNNAIVTFKKQIAINGVISHVQSYKVLVTFSLSSIKMAISGIMPLEFLVHDYKKLD from the coding sequence ATGGATGATACTCAAACTAATGACGATAGGTATATTGGAAGTAATCAATATTTTCAAGATGCATTAAACTGGTATTGTGGTCGTTATTTATTATGTATTACTGAAAGAGCTTGGTTGTTTGTAATATCACTTTTTTTATCTTCTATATTACTAATACTAATACTTGATATATTTTCATATTTTCCATTAAAAACAAATTTTTCCTTTACCAAATATACAGATCATTACACAGATGAGTTTTCTGTAATAAAAAAGTTGAGTACCAATAATGAAGACAGTGAAGAGACATTGTTATCACAATACCTTGTTGCACAGTATGTAAAAAAATATGAATCATATCTATACAATGATTTGGATAGTCAATTCAATTTCATAAAGAATAATTCTTCAAGAAAAATATATTTAGCATTTAAAGAAATGATAGCTTCCCATCATTATATTGATAATTCAAAATATAATGCAATATCAATTGAAACAACAATTCATAATGTGAAGCTTTTATCAAAAGATTTTACTTCTTCAAATAATGCCATTGTTACTTTTAAAAAACAAATTGCGATAAATGGTGTAATATCACATGTTCAATCTTATAAAGTACTGGTAACCTTTTCTTTATCTAGTATTAAAATGGCTATATCAGGAATTATGCCATTAGAGTTTCTTGTACACGACTATAAAAAACTAGATTAA
- a CDS encoding dicarboxylate/amino acid:cation symporter gives MYKFVLKIFVPIILAVISYYINQSWITELAKALGDIFINLLKLISLPVVFFSITSTISGLANLTEIKTLIRKTIFYTISTTVIAATVGLITYLLIDPSKKELIYNILSTNKHISNTPDYLSYLMSILPYNFIKVFLDNNVIGCVILAFLIGGALLLLPDKNKRELLHKVFDALFDTFLEIAKLILKLMPIALWSFITVLLYNMKEGYNISNVLKYLLCIMIANFIQACIILPLLLKLKKIPVIKTFRGVLPALTIAFFSKSSTATLPTTLRCTQDYLNIPKKISSFILPVCTTINMNACAAFILITVFFVSEVNGYTFSIGEMFLWVFLATGAAIGNAGVPMGCYFMAMSYLMSMKVPLSIMGVILPVYTIIDMFETAINVWSDVCITQIVHKEYDALIKKGKKIGINDQ, from the coding sequence ATGTATAAATTTGTTTTAAAAATCTTTGTTCCCATAATTCTTGCAGTAATTTCATATTATATAAATCAATCATGGATAACTGAATTGGCTAAAGCGTTGGGAGATATTTTTATTAACTTACTCAAACTAATTAGCTTACCAGTAGTATTTTTTTCTATTACATCGACAATTTCTGGATTGGCAAATTTGACAGAAATTAAAACTTTAATAAGAAAAACCATATTTTATACTATATCTACTACAGTGATTGCAGCTACTGTAGGTCTTATCACATACCTATTAATTGATCCATCAAAAAAAGAACTTATATATAACATATTGAGTACCAATAAGCATATTAGCAATACTCCAGATTATTTATCGTATTTAATGTCTATATTACCTTATAACTTCATTAAGGTATTTCTAGATAATAATGTAATTGGGTGTGTCATACTTGCATTCCTTATAGGAGGAGCACTGCTATTATTGCCTGATAAAAATAAACGCGAATTGCTTCATAAAGTTTTTGATGCCCTCTTCGATACATTTTTAGAAATAGCAAAGCTTATATTAAAGCTAATGCCCATAGCATTATGGTCATTTATTACTGTACTGTTATATAACATGAAGGAAGGATATAACATATCAAATGTTTTAAAATATCTGTTATGTATCATGATAGCAAATTTCATACAAGCATGTATAATACTGCCTCTGTTACTAAAATTAAAGAAGATTCCTGTTATAAAAACATTTCGCGGTGTTTTGCCAGCTTTAACCATAGCTTTCTTTTCAAAATCTTCTACAGCTACTCTACCAACAACTCTTCGTTGCACACAAGATTACTTAAATATTCCAAAAAAGATATCATCTTTTATACTGCCAGTTTGTACAACTATTAATATGAATGCATGTGCTGCTTTCATATTAATCACAGTATTTTTTGTATCAGAAGTTAACGGATACACATTTTCTATTGGTGAGATGTTTTTGTGGGTGTTCCTAGCTACTGGAGCAGCTATTGGTAATGCAGGGGTTCCAATGGGGTGCTACTTTATGGCTATGAGTTATCTCATGTCAATGAAAGTGCCTTTGAGTATCATGGGAGTTATATTGCCTGTATATACAATAATAGATATGTTTGAAACTGCAATTAATGTATGGTCAGATGTATGCATTACTCAGATAGTACATAAAGAATATGATGCGTTGATAAAAAAAGGTAAGAAAATTGGAATAAATGATCAATGA